The following proteins come from a genomic window of Nostoc sp. ATCC 53789:
- a CDS encoding DUF1338 domain-containing protein, whose product MKPEIALNLWKLLWQEYSARVNHARTYQQMITTAGGTVANDHIAFRSLRLLVDSPQGQVSLGIDYLAQFAEALGYVAAGEYNFAQTHLYARHYRHPQQEKFNLPKLFISELIVNELPANIAQLISKTVSAIPHQLTSPVTLLKKDAEIETIAKQLQQVFTRPWLPPRRSVVEEVNQVTQYGAWVLLHGYGVNHFTGYVNGQNTPEYPDIETTASGLAHLGVPMKAEIEGNIACGLRQTATQAVTEMVTVLDDNSGAEIQIPWTYAYYEIAQRYLVEIEPGKQILFDAFLGSNAQQLFEMTRLSK is encoded by the coding sequence ATGAAACCCGAAATAGCCTTAAATTTATGGAAATTACTTTGGCAAGAATACAGCGCCAGAGTAAATCATGCCCGTACCTACCAGCAAATGATAACTACTGCGGGTGGGACTGTTGCCAACGACCACATCGCCTTTCGGTCTTTGCGTTTATTAGTAGATAGTCCGCAGGGTCAAGTTAGTTTAGGAATTGACTATCTCGCACAATTTGCAGAAGCTTTGGGTTACGTGGCGGCTGGAGAGTATAATTTTGCTCAAACTCATCTATATGCCCGTCATTATCGCCATCCACAGCAAGAAAAATTTAACTTACCCAAACTCTTTATCAGCGAGTTGATTGTTAATGAACTGCCTGCTAATATTGCTCAACTCATCTCTAAAACAGTATCTGCAATCCCACACCAACTAACCTCACCCGTTACTCTTCTCAAAAAAGACGCGGAGATTGAAACCATTGCCAAACAACTTCAGCAAGTCTTCACCCGTCCTTGGCTACCTCCCAGGCGTTCTGTTGTCGAAGAGGTCAATCAGGTTACTCAGTATGGGGCTTGGGTGTTGCTGCACGGATATGGTGTCAACCATTTTACAGGCTACGTCAACGGACAGAACACCCCAGAATATCCAGATATTGAGACTACCGCTAGTGGTTTGGCTCATCTGGGTGTACCAATGAAAGCAGAGATAGAGGGGAATATTGCCTGTGGTTTGCGGCAAACTGCAACTCAAGCTGTAACAGAAATGGTGACAGTGCTAGATGATAACAGTGGCGCAGAAATTCAGATCCCTTGGACTTACGCTTATTATGAAATTGCCCAGCGTTATCTAGTCGAAATCGAGCCTGGAAAGCAGATACTTTTCGATGCTTTTTTAGGAAGTAATGCCCAGCAATTGTTTGAAATGACTCGTCTATCTAAATAA
- a CDS encoding undecaprenyl-diphosphate phosphatase, with product MMLSFVVASAVCGNGSEVNLDFANLSWIDVIILGIVQGITELLPISSTAHLRIVPTLLGLKDPGSAFSAAMQLASLTAVLVYFWQDLKKLTGETVRAISGQDYQSSSLQLMLGLLIGTLPIAVAGVLLKPILNACNSPMRGLVVIGAASIIMSGLLAIAEKRGGRDRTFDNLNLWDGIWVGVAQAFALIPGVSRSGSTLTAGLFLGMERETSARFSFLLGLPAVILAGAVELHTLTKAGLSTAGWLTLLVGLISASISAFAAIWGLLRYLEKHSTLIFVFYRLAMGLFLIVAVMAGWLQN from the coding sequence ATGATGCTTTCTTTTGTGGTGGCGAGTGCCGTCTGTGGCAACGGTAGTGAAGTGAATCTAGACTTTGCCAACCTTAGCTGGATTGACGTGATTATTTTAGGCATCGTTCAGGGAATTACAGAACTACTACCAATTAGCAGTACTGCTCATTTGCGGATAGTACCAACTCTACTGGGACTGAAAGATCCAGGATCTGCTTTTTCAGCAGCAATGCAGTTAGCTAGCTTGACTGCTGTTTTAGTCTATTTTTGGCAAGACTTAAAAAAATTAACAGGAGAGACAGTTAGAGCAATTAGCGGACAAGATTATCAATCTAGTTCTTTGCAACTGATGTTGGGCTTATTGATCGGAACCTTGCCCATTGCTGTGGCTGGTGTGCTACTCAAACCAATTCTGAACGCTTGCAACTCACCGATGCGAGGGTTAGTAGTTATTGGTGCAGCTTCAATTATTATGTCAGGATTGCTAGCGATCGCCGAAAAACGTGGAGGACGCGATCGCACTTTTGACAACCTCAACCTCTGGGATGGCATTTGGGTAGGAGTTGCTCAAGCTTTTGCCCTAATCCCTGGCGTTTCTCGCTCTGGTTCCACCCTCACTGCTGGGTTATTTTTGGGTATGGAACGGGAGACATCAGCCCGATTTTCTTTTTTGTTGGGCTTACCAGCCGTGATTTTGGCAGGTGCTGTAGAACTCCATACTCTTACGAAAGCAGGGTTGAGTACGGCTGGTTGGTTGACTTTGTTGGTAGGCTTAATCTCCGCTAGCATTTCCGCTTTTGCTGCAATTTGGGGACTCCTGCGCTACCTGGAAAAACACAGCACCTTGATTTTTGTTTTCTACCGTTTGGCGATGGGTTTATTTTTGATAGTTGCTGTGATGGCTGGTTGGTTGCAGAATTGA
- a CDS encoding M20 family metallopeptidase → MVSTFPNPSSVDLSRIRLAIRSLQPQLVEWRRRLHQQPELGFQEKLTAEFVSQKLQEWGIEHQTGIAHTGIVATIKGNKLGAEKVLAIRADMDALPIQELNEVPYKSQHDGVMHACGHDGHTAIALGTAYYLQQHRQDFSGTVKIIFQPAEESPGGAKPMIEAGVLKNPDVDAIIGLHLWNNLPLGTVGVRAGALMAAVECFNCTILGKGGHGALPHQTVDSVVVAAQIVNALQTIVARNVNPIDSAVVTVGELHAGTKRNVIADTARMSATVRYFNPSLKGFFNQRVEQIIAGICQSHGASYDLEYWALYPPVINDMKMAELVRTVAEEVVETPLGIVPECQTMAAEDMSFFLQEVPGCYFFLGSANPEKDLAYPHHHPRFDFDETALGMGVEIFVRCVEKFFN, encoded by the coding sequence ATGGTTTCTACCTTTCCCAATCCCTCATCTGTTGATCTATCTCGCATCCGGCTGGCAATTCGCTCATTGCAACCGCAATTAGTAGAGTGGCGGCGGCGATTGCATCAACAACCAGAGTTGGGTTTTCAAGAAAAGCTGACGGCTGAGTTCGTATCACAAAAGCTGCAAGAGTGGGGAATCGAGCATCAAACTGGCATTGCTCACACTGGCATTGTTGCCACTATCAAGGGTAACAAACTAGGTGCAGAGAAAGTTTTAGCGATTCGGGCAGATATGGATGCTTTGCCAATCCAAGAACTCAACGAAGTGCCCTACAAATCGCAGCATGATGGAGTGATGCACGCTTGTGGACATGATGGACATACTGCGATCGCTTTAGGTACAGCTTACTATCTGCAACAGCATCGCCAAGACTTCTCCGGTACCGTAAAAATTATCTTTCAGCCAGCAGAAGAATCACCAGGAGGCGCAAAGCCGATGATTGAAGCTGGAGTTCTTAAAAATCCTGATGTTGACGCGATTATTGGTTTGCACTTGTGGAATAATTTACCCTTGGGAACAGTTGGTGTCCGGGCTGGGGCGTTGATGGCTGCTGTGGAGTGCTTTAACTGCACAATTTTAGGCAAAGGTGGACACGGCGCACTACCCCATCAAACCGTTGATTCCGTTGTAGTTGCTGCTCAAATTGTAAATGCCTTGCAAACCATTGTCGCCCGGAATGTGAATCCCATTGATTCGGCTGTGGTAACGGTGGGTGAACTTCATGCTGGAACCAAGCGTAATGTGATTGCTGATACAGCGAGAATGAGTGCCACTGTTAGATATTTCAATCCTAGTTTGAAAGGGTTTTTTAACCAGCGCGTCGAGCAGATTATTGCTGGAATTTGTCAAAGTCATGGTGCGAGTTATGACTTAGAATATTGGGCACTTTATCCACCAGTAATTAATGATATGAAGATGGCGGAATTGGTGCGAACTGTAGCAGAAGAAGTTGTAGAAACGCCGTTGGGTATTGTGCCAGAATGCCAAACTATGGCTGCTGAAGATATGTCTTTTTTCTTGCAAGAGGTTCCTGGTTGCTATTTCTTTTTAGGTTCTGCGAATCCAGAGAAAGATTTGGCGTATCCCCATCATCATCCCCGGTTTGATTTTGACGAAACGGCGTTGGGAATGGGTGTGGAAATATTTGTTAGATGCGTGGAGAAGTTTTTTAATTGA
- the bioD gene encoding dethiobiotin synthase, with product MLNTLLITGTDTEAGKTVLTTALAAYWQKYYPQRSWGIMKPIQSGIGDREWYQKLFALEQSSEEITPLYFEAPLAPPIAAARENRQVDLAIVWQALSKLRSQRDFVLVEALGGLGSPVTDELTVADLAGEWRLPTVLVVPVRLGAIAQAVANVALARQSRVNLKGIVLNCIQPRTDAEIADWTPQQLIQSLTNMPVLGCLPYLDNLTDLDKLAQIASDLDWETLTL from the coding sequence ATGTTAAACACACTACTGATTACTGGAACTGATACCGAAGCTGGTAAAACTGTTTTAACAACAGCCTTAGCAGCCTATTGGCAAAAATATTACCCGCAGCGTAGCTGGGGAATCATGAAGCCGATTCAATCGGGAATTGGCGATCGCGAGTGGTATCAAAAGCTATTTGCGCTAGAACAATCTTCAGAGGAAATTACACCGTTATACTTTGAAGCACCTTTAGCCCCTCCCATCGCCGCCGCACGAGAAAATCGCCAAGTCGATTTAGCAATAGTTTGGCAAGCTTTGTCTAAGTTGCGATCGCAACGTGATTTTGTACTTGTAGAAGCCTTGGGAGGTTTAGGTTCGCCAGTAACTGACGAGTTAACGGTAGCTGATTTAGCGGGAGAATGGCGTTTACCAACGGTATTGGTAGTACCAGTTAGATTGGGTGCGATCGCTCAAGCAGTGGCAAACGTTGCATTAGCTAGGCAATCGCGCGTTAATCTCAAAGGCATTGTTCTGAACTGCATACAACCTCGAACAGATGCAGAAATAGCCGACTGGACACCACAGCAATTAATTCAATCACTTACTAACATGCCAGTTTTAGGCTGCTTACCCTATTTAGATAATCTGACTGATTTAGATAAACTTGCTCAAATAGCATCAGATTTAGATTGGGAAACACTGACACTTTGA
- a CDS encoding acetyl ornithine aminotransferase family protein, whose amino-acid sequence MLSIPINLNLPRIPRLITSLPGPRAQAIVQRDRAVTSPSYTRDYPLVVSRGQGCMVEDVDGNVFLDMTAGIAVTATGHAHPEVVKAIQEQSERLLHMSGTDFYYEPMVELAEQLAIRAPFPQPQSNSAFPAKVFFTNSGAESNEGAIKLARYYTKRSLIVAFLGAFHGRTYGAMSLTGSKAVQRANFGPLVPGVTHIPYGTHASLDYLEQQLFGTILPPQEVAAIVVEPIQGEGGYIVPEDGFLKRIRDICDRHGILMVVDEVQAGMGRTGRLFAIEHWGVMPDIITTAKGIASGLPLGAILARPELMTWPPGSHATTFGGNPVACAAGIATLQLLESGLMTNASQMGEFLQASLTKLHQRFPRVSPPRGKGLMVAVDLLDEQGNLDHKLRDRIIQEAFLRGLLLLGCGKAAIRFCPPLVIDSDQIQIALQIISEILSS is encoded by the coding sequence ATGTTAAGTATACCTATTAACTTAAATTTACCTCGTATACCCCGTTTAATAACTTCTTTACCTGGGCCTCGCGCTCAAGCAATTGTACAACGCGATCGCGCGGTAACTTCCCCTTCTTACACCCGCGATTACCCGTTAGTTGTATCTCGCGGACAAGGCTGCATGGTAGAAGATGTAGATGGCAATGTATTTCTGGATATGACCGCAGGTATTGCTGTTACCGCCACCGGACACGCCCACCCGGAAGTCGTCAAAGCAATTCAAGAACAATCCGAACGTCTGCTGCACATGTCAGGGACGGATTTTTATTATGAACCGATGGTGGAATTAGCGGAACAATTAGCGATTCGCGCCCCTTTTCCTCAACCACAGAGTAACAGTGCATTCCCAGCAAAAGTATTTTTCACCAATTCCGGGGCAGAGTCAAACGAAGGAGCAATTAAACTAGCCCGATATTACACCAAGCGATCGCTAATTGTGGCTTTCTTAGGTGCATTTCACGGACGCACTTATGGGGCAATGTCTCTCACGGGTTCTAAAGCAGTGCAGCGAGCGAATTTTGGGCCTTTAGTTCCTGGGGTAACTCATATCCCCTACGGCACTCACGCCAGTTTAGATTACCTGGAACAACAGCTATTCGGGACAATTTTACCACCGCAAGAAGTAGCCGCGATCGTAGTTGAGCCGATTCAAGGAGAGGGCGGGTATATCGTACCAGAGGATGGTTTTCTAAAACGGATTCGGGATATTTGCGATCGCCACGGTATTCTGATGGTAGTGGATGAAGTGCAAGCGGGGATGGGGCGGACTGGTCGCTTATTTGCGATCGAGCATTGGGGTGTGATGCCTGATATTATTACTACTGCGAAAGGTATCGCCAGTGGTCTGCCATTAGGTGCGATACTTGCTAGACCAGAGTTAATGACTTGGCCTCCAGGTTCTCACGCTACTACATTTGGCGGTAATCCCGTAGCTTGTGCTGCTGGTATTGCCACATTGCAATTGCTGGAAAGTGGTTTAATGACCAACGCTAGCCAGATGGGAGAATTCTTACAAGCTAGTCTTACCAAATTGCATCAAAGATTTCCCAGAGTATCGCCGCCACGAGGTAAAGGTTTGATGGTAGCCGTGGATTTATTGGATGAACAGGGTAATCTCGATCATAAATTGCGCGATCGCATTATTCAAGAAGCTTTTTTACGCGGTTTATTATTACTAGGTTGCGGTAAAGCGGCAATTCGTTTCTGTCCCCCTCTAGTTATCGACAGCGACCAAATCCAAATCGCCCTTCAGATTATTAGCGAGATTTTAAGTTCTTAA